Part of the Romeriopsis navalis LEGE 11480 genome is shown below.
TGGTGAGATGTCAATACTGCTAGGTTTGTTGCGGCATGTTTTCGCGCAATGTGAGCAGAATCTGAAGTCGGTCTAGGTTTTCTTTTGAGACTTCTGGGTGGCGATTTCCTGAAGCATTGCCTTCGCCCATTTATTTGTTGGATCAAGTTCGAGAACGGTAGTGTAAGCTCTGGTTGCCTTTTCTATATGTCTCCGAGTGTATAGGTGCCATGCTTTAATGCGAAGAATTGCAAGTTTGTGGTCAGGGTAGCGTTTGAGCAGAAATGCTTCGGTCTGTTGAAGTTCCAACCATTGTTTGTCTCGAATCAAAAGGTCAAGTAGAGCATTGATGGCTTTGCCCTGTGAAATTAAATCAATGTTGCATGGCATCAAACGAATTGCTTTTTGCAATATCTGAATGGTGTCGTTGGTTTGACCTTTGTAATATAAGAAACGTCCCATACGTTCATGTATGGCATAGTGATCGGAATGTCGCGCCAGCACGATATTTACGCAGGTAGTTACGCCTGGTCGATATGTCATAAAATCTTCGGCGCTCAATTTTTCTGAATTTTGCGCAGTGGCTCTTCCCCAAGCATCACAAACACTTTCGTAGGAAAGCCTATTTTTGTTCTCTGGAGTAATCTGGATGGCTGTTTTGTACGCCGTGATCGCCTGACCAAATTTACCTTGGAAGCGCAGTGCTTCACCTAACTCATAGTATTTTGATCCAGTTGCACCAGATTTATCGATCGCTTGACGCCATAGTTTTGCCACGGTTTCATAGTTGCCTTGTTCTGTGGCTGTTTGAATGGCTGTCTTTGAAGCAATCTTCGGGTGTGGTGCAGGGGATGGTGGCGTTCTGAATGATGGTTTCGACATAGCTTGTGGTTCAGGTGTGCAAGCTAATTGGGCGATCGCCAGTTTTTGAATGCCCAAGCTGATTCCGAGCAAAATGATTACTTGAATGGAGATGTGGCGCAAGTGTTTCATTCGGGGGGTGTACGATGACCGTCCGGATTGGTTCTAACTCTAACATTGGTAATTTAGATCATTACTGTTGGGGTGGGAAAATCGGCTGAATTGCTGAAATGGTCTGCTTTATCTGGTGTTGATTGCTCTTTGAGTGTATTTTGAGTTGGGTTACGCGAGGCTCCACCTAACCTACCGGAATTCCTTCAACATATTGAACGATCGTGTACCGACGCGATTGAGCTTATCGCTGCCATCCACATGCTGAAACCCCAACCGTTCATACATCTGAATCACTGGATTATCTTCCCGCACACTCAAACTGATAGCGGGATAGGTCGTTTTTGCGCTGTCTAGGATCTGTTGCAGAATTTGTGTGCCGATGCCCTGCCCGC
Proteins encoded:
- a CDS encoding tetratricopeptide repeat protein, coding for MKHLRHISIQVIILLGISLGIQKLAIAQLACTPEPQAMSKPSFRTPPSPAPHPKIASKTAIQTATEQGNYETVAKLWRQAIDKSGATGSKYYELGEALRFQGKFGQAITAYKTAIQITPENKNRLSYESVCDAWGRATAQNSEKLSAEDFMTYRPGVTTCVNIVLARHSDHYAIHERMGRFLYYKGQTNDTIQILQKAIRLMPCNIDLISQGKAINALLDLLIRDKQWLELQQTEAFLLKRYPDHKLAILRIKAWHLYTRRHIEKATRAYTTVLELDPTNKWAKAMLQEIATQKSQKKT